A single genomic interval of Microbacterium oleivorans harbors:
- a CDS encoding glycosyltransferase — MRATLLAFGTRGDAQPMSVLGAELQRRGHTVRLASSPGTHDIPRAFDLDPAPLGRDMREMVNSDEGVAIMMARSGRRLSRAVVRALYDGTTVGTAARVGDI; from the coding sequence ATGCGAGCAACGCTGTTGGCGTTTGGTACTCGAGGAGATGCCCAGCCGATGAGTGTGCTCGGGGCGGAACTCCAACGGCGGGGCCACACAGTTCGGCTCGCAAGTTCTCCCGGAACGCATGACATCCCGCGAGCGTTCGACTTGGACCCTGCTCCTCTGGGGAGAGATATGCGTGAGATGGTCAATTCGGACGAGGGCGTAGCAATCATGATGGCTCGCTCCGGCCGCCGACTGTCGCGTGCTGTCGTTCGCGCACTGTATGACGGTACGACTGTTGGGACTGCTGCACGAGTAGGTGACATCTGA
- a CDS encoding EamA family transporter: MVIWISFLLACAVALFYSHRIREGFCAALSLAGVALLSLGPWGYFDLLGYMAALGAAAAFGLYTVFADKVGKAGSGLDGLALSVTVAAMVSLPFASPQIGKLDLPGFGVLVLSALVGVVIPYAVDTIAARVTSARVVGTLFATDPAMGALAGLVFLGQTITVTAVVGIAVVASAGALLIWTTDSQGRVSSGA, from the coding sequence TTGGTCATTTGGATCTCCTTCCTACTCGCTTGCGCCGTCGCATTGTTCTATTCACATCGAATACGTGAGGGCTTCTGTGCGGCTCTGTCGCTCGCCGGTGTGGCGTTGTTGTCGCTCGGGCCATGGGGATACTTCGACTTGCTCGGCTATATGGCCGCGTTAGGCGCTGCCGCTGCGTTCGGCCTCTACACTGTTTTTGCTGACAAGGTTGGAAAGGCAGGCTCCGGACTTGATGGACTCGCGCTTTCTGTCACCGTCGCGGCCATGGTATCTCTGCCCTTCGCATCCCCGCAGATCGGGAAACTCGACCTTCCGGGGTTCGGCGTTCTTGTGTTGTCCGCACTTGTCGGGGTGGTGATCCCATATGCGGTCGACACAATTGCGGCACGTGTAACCTCCGCACGGGTGGTGGGAACTCTGTTCGCGACCGATCCCGCTATGGGCGCTCTCGCTGGGCTTGTCTTCCTGGGGCAAACGATCACAGTGACGGCAGTCGTGGGAATCGCAGTTGTCGCTTCGGCAGGTGCTCTACTCATCTGGACGACAGATTCACAGGGGAGAGTGTCATCTGGAGCCTGA
- a CDS encoding IS3 family transposase (programmed frameshift) — translation MPKPYPSEFRSDVVRVARNREPGMTIEQIAKDFGVHPMTLQKWMRRANIDEGAKPGQTRTESTELREARKRIRLLEQENEVLRRAAAYLSQANLPKRLYPLVTELAADGIPVAVTCRVLKLARQPYYRWLAGPITDAEVIEAYRANALFDAHRDDPEFGHRLLADEAREVGEAMADRTAWRIASSNGWWSTFGKRRRGKGGKVGPPVHDDLVERDFTATGPNQLWLTDITEHPTGEGKLYLCAIKDVFSGKIVGYSIDSRMKSHLAVNALRNAVAMRGNVAGCVIHSDRGSQFRSRKFLREISHHRMVGSMGRVGAAGDNAAMESFFALLQKNVLNRRTWGTREELRIAVVTWIERTYHRRRRQPRLGRLTPVEFEAIMNTPAALAA, via the exons GTGCCCAAGCCGTACCCGAGCGAGTTCCGTAGCGACGTGGTCCGCGTCGCGCGCAACCGCGAGCCCGGAATGACGATCGAGCAGATCGCGAAGGACTTCGGTGTTCACCCGATGACGCTGCAGAAGTGGATGCGTCGCGCGAACATCGACGAGGGTGCCAAGCCCGGTCAGACCCGCACCGAGTCCACGGAGCTGCGGGAGGCGCGTAAGCGGATCCGGTTGCTGGAGCAGGAGAACGAGGTGCTGCGGCGGGCGGCGGCGTATCTGTCGCAGGCGAACCTGCCG AAAAGGCTCTACCCGCTCGTGACCGAGCTCGCCGCCGACGGGATCCCCGTCGCGGTGACGTGCCGGGTTCTCAAGCTCGCCCGCCAGCCCTACTACCGGTGGCTCGCGGGCCCCATCACCGACGCCGAGGTGATCGAGGCGTATCGCGCCAACGCGTTGTTCGACGCGCACCGTGACGACCCCGAGTTCGGGCACCGGCTGCTCGCCGATGAGGCCCGCGAGGTGGGTGAAGCGATGGCGGATCGCACCGCGTGGCGGATCGCCTCGAGCAACGGCTGGTGGAGCACCTTCGGGAAACGTCGCCGCGGCAAGGGCGGCAAGGTCGGCCCACCCGTGCACGACGACCTCGTCGAGCGGGATTTCACTGCCACCGGTCCGAACCAACTGTGGCTGACCGACATCACCGAGCACCCGACCGGTGAGGGCAAGCTCTATCTCTGCGCGATCAAGGACGTATTTTCCGGAAAGATCGTCGGCTACTCCATCGACTCGAGGATGAAGTCACACCTCGCGGTCAACGCACTCCGCAACGCGGTCGCGATGCGCGGGAACGTCGCCGGCTGCGTCATCCACAGCGACAGAGGATCGCAGTTTCGCAGCCGGAAGTTCCTCCGCGAGATCAGCCACCACCGGATGGTGGGATCCATGGGCCGCGTCGGTGCCGCCGGCGACAACGCCGCGATGGAATCGTTCTTCGCGCTGCTGCAGAAGAACGTCCTCAACCGCCGCACCTGGGGCACCCGCGAAGAGCTGCGGATCGCAGTCGTGACCTGGATCGAGCGGACCTACCACCGACGCCGCCGACAACCCCGCCTGGGCCGTTTGACCCCAGTCGAGTTCGAAGCCATCATGAACACGCCAGCCGCTCTCGCGGCGTGA
- a CDS encoding transposase, protein MPAAHPPEFRRRALDLVAQGNPVAQTARDLGISESCLRNWMNRDAVDSGRKSGITTDEHKELVELRRRNRVLEMEIEILKRASAYFARENVLPK, encoded by the coding sequence ATGCCTGCTGCCCACCCGCCGGAGTTCCGGCGTCGAGCCCTTGATCTCGTTGCCCAGGGAAACCCGGTTGCGCAGACCGCTCGTGATCTTGGGATCAGCGAGTCGTGCCTGCGGAACTGGATGAACCGTGACGCGGTCGACTCCGGCCGCAAGTCCGGGATCACGACCGATGAGCACAAGGAGCTCGTCGAGTTGCGGCGCCGGAACCGGGTGCTGGAGATGGAGATCGAGATCCTCAAGCGCGCGTCGGCGTACTTCGCGAGGGAGAACGTGCTCCCAAAATAG
- the rsfS gene encoding ribosome silencing factor: protein MSSPAVIEMVGVAAAAADAKGGEDLVALDVSQPLPLVDAFLLVSGSSERNVAAIADAVEESMLEAGHKRLRREGRGESRWVLIDFGDLVVHVFHEEERIYYGLERLWKDCPVIPIELPVVTSTPGDVVG from the coding sequence ATGAGTTCACCAGCAGTCATCGAGATGGTCGGCGTCGCCGCCGCAGCCGCGGACGCGAAGGGCGGGGAGGATCTCGTCGCCCTCGACGTGTCGCAGCCCCTTCCGCTCGTCGATGCGTTCCTCCTCGTCAGCGGTAGCAGCGAGCGCAACGTCGCCGCGATCGCCGACGCCGTCGAGGAGAGCATGCTCGAGGCGGGACACAAGCGGCTGCGCCGCGAGGGACGCGGTGAGTCGCGTTGGGTCCTGATCGACTTCGGCGACCTCGTGGTGCACGTGTTCCACGAGGAGGAGCGCATCTACTACGGTCTCGAGCGCCTCTGGAAGGACTGCCCGGTCATCCCGATCGAGCTCCCCGTGGTCACGAGCACTCCCGGCGATGTAGTAGGCTGA
- a CDS encoding IS3 family transposase yields MACRFLNVSKSGFYEWVGRPPSRRAVSDAELTTTIRRIHADSRGTYGAPRVLAELRLGLGVHVGRKRVARLMRIDGLVGVSHRRKRRGWKPDTATHEDLVKRQFRADTPNRLWFCDITQHRAKDGWVYCAAVIDAFSRRVVGWSISDRITAEIVVDALEMARWRRRPEPGTVVHADRGAQYTSWLFGHRLRQAGLLGSMGRVASSVDNALIESFWSTMQRELLDRSTWASKAELSSAMFEWIEAFYNPTRRHTALGNHSPVEFERLHIPAATAA; encoded by the coding sequence GTGGCCTGCCGGTTCCTGAACGTCTCGAAGTCCGGCTTCTACGAGTGGGTCGGCCGGCCACCATCGCGGCGTGCGGTCTCGGATGCGGAGCTGACGACCACGATCCGTCGAATCCACGCTGACTCGAGGGGGACGTATGGGGCGCCGCGGGTGCTTGCCGAGCTTCGGCTCGGACTCGGGGTTCACGTTGGCCGGAAACGCGTCGCCCGGCTGATGCGGATCGACGGTCTTGTGGGCGTCTCGCACCGCCGGAAGCGGCGCGGATGGAAGCCCGATACCGCTACGCACGAGGACCTCGTGAAGCGACAGTTCCGCGCCGACACGCCGAACCGGCTGTGGTTCTGCGACATCACGCAACACCGCGCGAAAGACGGATGGGTCTACTGCGCGGCCGTGATCGACGCGTTCAGCCGCCGGGTCGTTGGCTGGTCGATCAGCGACCGGATCACTGCGGAGATCGTCGTTGACGCGCTCGAGATGGCCCGCTGGCGCCGCCGCCCCGAACCCGGGACCGTGGTCCACGCGGACCGAGGAGCGCAATACACCTCATGGCTCTTCGGGCATAGGCTCCGCCAAGCCGGGCTCCTCGGCTCAATGGGACGCGTCGCTTCCAGCGTCGACAACGCACTCATCGAGAGCTTCTGGTCAACGATGCAACGCGAGCTCCTCGACCGGTCGACCTGGGCCTCGAAAGCGGAACTGTCGTCGGCGATGTTCGAGTGGATCGAAGCGTTCTACAACCCCACCCGCCGACACACCGCGCTCGGCAACCACAGCCCCGTGGAGTTCGAACGACTTCACATCCCCGCCGCAACCGCGGCATGA
- a CDS encoding 3-methyladenine DNA glycosylase — protein MTTRTAPPDRLLREEWHERATAHAERADVLTAAHRQRAARAERHPVEDFLFTYYSYKPALLRRWHPGAGVVLDGAVERVSWRWYTAVSNDAARVDDAAFRDERGSLYRGVTGLLRATRDRGAAFGCFGLHEWAMVYRTREVRHAVPLRLGRAGTDAVVEAHDLRCTHFDAFRFFTPEAVPRNREALDREGASAREQPGCLHAGMDIYKWIMKLGPLVPGHLLLDAFELARDIRELDMRASPYDLSDWGYSPVPIETPEGKAEYVREQRGFSARGQRLRTAVLEAVATH, from the coding sequence GTGACGACCCGTACCGCCCCGCCCGACCGCCTTCTGCGCGAGGAATGGCACGAGCGGGCGACCGCGCACGCCGAGCGGGCGGACGTCCTGACCGCCGCCCACAGACAGCGGGCCGCACGCGCCGAACGGCATCCCGTGGAGGACTTCCTCTTCACCTACTACTCGTACAAGCCAGCTCTGCTCCGCCGCTGGCACCCGGGAGCAGGCGTCGTCCTCGACGGCGCCGTGGAGCGCGTCTCGTGGCGCTGGTACACCGCCGTGAGCAATGATGCGGCGCGTGTCGACGACGCCGCATTCCGCGACGAGCGCGGATCGCTGTACCGCGGGGTCACCGGGCTGCTGCGGGCCACCCGCGACCGCGGTGCCGCGTTCGGCTGCTTCGGGCTGCACGAATGGGCGATGGTCTATCGCACGCGCGAGGTGCGCCACGCCGTGCCCCTGCGCCTCGGGAGGGCGGGGACGGATGCCGTCGTCGAGGCCCACGACCTGCGCTGCACGCACTTCGACGCGTTCCGCTTCTTCACGCCCGAGGCCGTTCCCCGCAATCGCGAGGCGCTCGATCGCGAAGGAGCATCGGCGCGCGAACAGCCCGGATGCCTGCACGCCGGGATGGACATCTACAAGTGGATCATGAAGCTCGGGCCGCTGGTTCCCGGTCATCTGCTTCTCGACGCGTTCGAGCTCGCCCGAGACATCCGCGAGCTCGATATGCGCGCCTCGCCCTACGACCTGTCGGATTGGGGATACTCCCCCGTGCCGATCGAGACGCCGGAGGGCAAAGCGGAGTACGTGCGCGAGCAAAGGGGCTTCAGTGCGCGCGGCCAGCGGCTGCGCACGGCGGTCTTGGAGGCTGTCGCGACGCACTGA
- a CDS encoding DUF6611 family protein, protein MVDYFDSRTPQNNPRSLLGLSRQWGRLDYSALSSQYFGRGVIRLIVFRPGLTASERRWANLWCALVHRELWTLYVLPVGLLSLWALSPLPMWVRILIAGVAAIALMAALWWKTRKALADVRDVQIRVEARSGGSPRINGDIPLLEDATTRLLALDADRLTPVQYETRWGEIYDWLGSFRAPKSTEAQR, encoded by the coding sequence ATGGTCGACTACTTCGACAGCCGCACCCCCCAGAACAACCCAAGATCGCTGCTCGGCCTGTCCCGGCAATGGGGGAGGCTCGACTACTCCGCCCTTTCGAGCCAGTATTTCGGCCGCGGCGTCATCCGGCTGATCGTGTTCCGTCCCGGTCTCACTGCCTCCGAGCGGCGCTGGGCAAACCTCTGGTGCGCGCTCGTTCACCGGGAGCTCTGGACGCTCTACGTCCTACCCGTCGGTTTGCTGAGCCTCTGGGCACTCAGCCCGCTGCCGATGTGGGTGCGCATCCTCATCGCCGGCGTAGCGGCGATCGCTCTCATGGCGGCGCTGTGGTGGAAGACCCGGAAGGCGCTGGCCGACGTCCGGGACGTGCAAATCCGTGTGGAGGCCCGCAGCGGCGGCTCACCCCGAATCAACGGCGATATCCCTCTCCTCGAGGACGCCACAACCCGCCTCCTCGCGCTTGACGCGGACCGGCTGACCCCCGTGCAGTACGAAACGCGATGGGGCGAGATCTACGACTGGTTGGGGTCGTTCCGCGCCCCCAAGAGCACGGAGGCTCAGCGATGA
- a CDS encoding glycosyltransferase: protein MIERIVRETGTRAIVSSGWGGLSSDNVNDEQILLVGNVNHELVMPMCAAVVHHGGAGTTAASSRAGIPAVICSVSYDQPFWGRRIAALGTGSTFEFSDLGYQRLLTSLEHAMSDEAKARAVAVAEAMRRDAVRLAADLVEATVA, encoded by the coding sequence ATGATCGAGCGGATCGTCCGCGAAACGGGGACCCGAGCGATCGTCAGTTCGGGATGGGGCGGCTTATCGTCCGACAACGTGAACGATGAGCAGATACTCCTCGTTGGCAATGTGAATCACGAGCTCGTGATGCCGATGTGCGCCGCAGTCGTTCACCATGGCGGCGCTGGAACGACCGCTGCGAGCTCGCGAGCCGGAATCCCCGCCGTAATCTGCTCGGTGAGCTACGACCAGCCGTTCTGGGGCCGTCGGATAGCAGCACTCGGTACCGGGTCCACGTTCGAGTTCAGTGATCTGGGCTATCAGCGACTACTCACTTCGCTCGAGCACGCGATGTCCGACGAGGCAAAAGCCAGGGCAGTAGCGGTTGCTGAAGCCATGAGACGGGACGCTGTGCGGCTTGCTGCGGACCTGGTCGAAGCGACTGTGGCCTGA
- a CDS encoding SOS response-associated peptidase family protein has product MNNETDQLVAEFVAQGGKSQDWRPAYSIAPTVNAPIVRERQDEGTVEREVTLARWDWPKPPNRPKGAPIINARIEKVCIPNCTLGL; this is encoded by the coding sequence ATGAACAACGAGACCGACCAGCTGGTGGCAGAGTTCGTCGCGCAGGGCGGCAAGTCTCAGGACTGGCGGCCCGCCTACTCGATCGCTCCGACCGTCAACGCACCGATCGTCCGCGAGAGGCAGGACGAAGGCACCGTCGAGCGTGAGGTCACTCTGGCGCGCTGGGACTGGCCCAAGCCTCCGAACCGGCCCAAGGGCGCCCCGATCATCAACGCCCGCATCGAGAAGGTGTGTATACCGAACTGCACACTGGGACTATGA
- a CDS encoding TetR/AcrR family transcriptional regulator, protein MHAAFQTFATDGFRNGSLRDIAVRANMSEAGLLHHFPTKADLLIAVLTYRDEEARAAFGFDPETGIQALGEFVALARFNATISGVVELFCVLAAESTSPRHPAHEYFRERYEHVRWMIERALTVMRLRGDLSDDVDVVAAAARAVGLWDGLQIQWLFDRKSVDIAEELHSYFSSLLRDGIELTPPMV, encoded by the coding sequence GTGCACGCAGCATTCCAGACGTTCGCGACCGACGGATTCCGCAACGGCTCGCTCCGCGACATCGCTGTCCGAGCCAACATGAGCGAAGCAGGGCTGCTTCACCATTTCCCGACCAAGGCGGACCTCCTCATTGCCGTCCTGACATATCGAGATGAAGAGGCACGCGCGGCCTTCGGCTTTGACCCCGAAACCGGAATTCAGGCCCTGGGCGAGTTCGTCGCGCTGGCGAGGTTCAACGCAACGATTTCTGGAGTCGTTGAACTCTTCTGCGTTCTCGCCGCCGAGTCCACTTCCCCTCGTCATCCCGCCCACGAGTATTTTCGTGAGCGCTATGAGCATGTGCGCTGGATGATCGAAAGGGCTCTCACAGTGATGCGCCTTCGAGGCGACTTGAGCGATGATGTCGACGTCGTCGCCGCGGCCGCCCGCGCGGTAGGGCTCTGGGACGGATTACAGATCCAATGGCTGTTCGACCGCAAGTCCGTTGATATCGCTGAAGAGCTGCACTCCTACTTCTCGAGCTTGCTCCGTGACGGTATCGAACTAACACCACCGATGGTGTGA
- a CDS encoding SOS response-associated peptidase family protein yields MIGYYEWTGEKGDKQPHFIHAEDEALLAAAGLTWTTEIDGERRRVFVVVTREARDASGDVHDRMPAFLSRDLWDDWLNPASLTVDGDTAASKSNRLELLDELDASSSAIAATMRTHEVDRRVNNSRSADPRDASLIAPLLR; encoded by the coding sequence ATGATCGGCTACTACGAGTGGACGGGGGAGAAGGGCGACAAGCAACCGCACTTCATCCACGCCGAAGACGAGGCGCTCCTCGCGGCGGCCGGTCTGACGTGGACAACCGAGATCGACGGTGAGCGCCGGCGTGTGTTTGTCGTCGTCACCCGCGAGGCCCGCGACGCCTCCGGCGACGTCCACGACCGGATGCCGGCCTTCCTGTCCCGTGACCTCTGGGACGACTGGCTCAACCCCGCCTCTCTCACCGTCGACGGCGACACCGCCGCATCGAAGAGCAACCGCCTCGAGCTGCTCGACGAGCTCGATGCCAGCTCGAGCGCGATCGCCGCGACGATGCGCACGCACGAGGTCGACCGGCGCGTCAACAACAGCCGCAGCGCCGACCCGAGAGACGCGAGCCTGATCGCACCACTGCTCCGCTGA
- a CDS encoding type II toxin-antitoxin system HicA family toxin, whose product MTSARPTPNQIAARVAPLTAASAAPRNTSAGRRLSGKAAAQIQELAVDQAINEPHSTERTHQHNGTLYVRGDLGIIVPDDDPAVVVALLRIDPDAAPAPRARRSTVGPAHRAPESSTELERMLRGHGFEISAGRGGHHKATHREHPGVTIIIPHTPSDHRSYPNLLAEIRRRTGLDIR is encoded by the coding sequence ATGACTTCCGCTCGCCCCACACCCAACCAGATCGCCGCTCGAGTGGCCCCGCTCACCGCGGCCTCGGCCGCTCCGCGGAACACGTCAGCGGGCCGCCGACTCTCCGGCAAAGCGGCCGCGCAGATCCAGGAGCTCGCCGTCGACCAGGCGATCAACGAGCCGCATTCGACGGAACGGACCCACCAGCACAACGGCACCCTGTACGTCCGTGGGGATCTCGGCATCATCGTCCCCGACGACGATCCCGCGGTCGTGGTCGCTTTGCTGCGCATCGACCCCGATGCCGCGCCGGCGCCGCGCGCCCGCCGGTCGACCGTAGGGCCAGCGCACCGCGCACCGGAGAGCAGCACCGAGCTCGAGCGGATGCTGCGCGGCCACGGCTTCGAGATCTCAGCCGGCAGAGGCGGCCACCACAAGGCGACCCACCGCGAGCACCCCGGCGTGACCATCATCATCCCGCACACCCCGAGCGACCACCGCAGCTATCCCAACCTGCTCGCCGAGATCCGGCGCCGCACCGGCCTCGACATCCGCTGA
- a CDS encoding class I SAM-dependent methyltransferase, producing the protein MVAEWDWSDPRAADESVEQIMEDLATFASVEPLHGHGSSRDELASLGVNGIEFATFKTLHPSGMSSDIVSARSAISATKPGQIYLIDGRWKFVEADVTKPLPFDDATFEWVYAEHLLEHLSLRDAIVWLSEVRRILRPGGVLRLSTPDLELYMRGYLAGNFFEERRRTVDENLPLPAMPARRAFMVNQIFAFYGHQWVYDYDEVAFALGEAGFDATDIKRVAFNQGARADVAALDQAHRSDESMYVEGVREPH; encoded by the coding sequence GTGGTTGCCGAATGGGACTGGTCAGACCCGCGGGCCGCAGATGAGAGCGTTGAGCAGATCATGGAAGATTTAGCCACGTTTGCGTCGGTAGAGCCGCTGCATGGGCACGGTTCGAGTCGCGATGAACTCGCGAGCCTTGGGGTGAATGGCATTGAGTTTGCAACGTTCAAGACACTGCACCCCTCAGGCATGAGTAGTGACATAGTTTCGGCGCGGAGTGCGATCTCGGCAACCAAGCCCGGCCAGATCTATCTGATAGACGGCCGCTGGAAGTTCGTCGAAGCGGATGTGACAAAACCGCTACCGTTCGACGACGCCACCTTTGAATGGGTCTATGCCGAGCACCTTCTAGAGCACCTCTCTCTCCGAGATGCCATCGTTTGGCTATCCGAGGTGAGACGGATTCTTCGACCCGGCGGTGTCCTGAGATTGTCGACGCCAGATCTCGAGCTATACATGCGGGGATACCTTGCAGGCAACTTCTTTGAGGAGCGCCGCCGAACCGTCGACGAGAATCTCCCGCTCCCAGCGATGCCGGCGCGACGCGCCTTCATGGTCAATCAGATCTTCGCGTTCTACGGACATCAGTGGGTCTACGACTACGACGAGGTCGCCTTCGCGCTCGGAGAAGCAGGGTTTGATGCGACCGATATAAAGCGGGTGGCTTTCAACCAAGGTGCGCGCGCCGACGTGGCCGCGCTCGATCAGGCGCACCGCAGCGATGAATCCATGTATGTAGAAGGGGTGCGAGAACCCCACTGA